Part of the Fundidesulfovibrio terrae genome is shown below.
CCGTGACCCCGAGACCCTCGACGCGCACCCGTGCCGGGAGCTGGGCGGACAGGCTCGCGTACACCCGGCGCGACGCCCCGATGGGGTCGCCCTCGGTGCGCAGGTACTCCCCAGCCAGCACGGCCCGGTCCAAGCGGCGCAGCACCACCCCCTTGGTGGTGGTGGAGCCCACGTCCAGGCCCACGATGACCTCGTCTCCGGCGTGCGCCCTGGCCCGGTGGCTCTCTTTGAACTCCACCATGCCGAGCGAGCCCGAGATGGGCGGCAACATGTTGAAGCCGTGGGCGCGGCCGGTGAGCACGGAACCCTCGCCCGGCGGGGGAGGGGCGTTGTCCAGGGCCCAGAGCGCAGCGCCCAGGGCCTCGAACCAGGGGGCGGATTCGGGGACGACCAGCCCGGCGATCTCCTGGCGCAGGAAGCGCGCCAGATAGGGGTTGGCCGCGCAGCCTCCGGTGAGCAGCACCGTGTCCCGGGGCATGGATTGGATCAGCTCCAGGCACTTGGAGGCCATCATGCGCCCGAGCCCGGCGGCCACCGACGGCCGGGACGCTCCCTTGTTCAGGGCGTGGGTGCAGTCGGACTTGCAGAACACCGAACAGCGCCCGGATACGGCGTGGGGCTCGGCCCCGTGGTCCATGGCCGCCAGGTCGGAAAGCCCGAGGCCCATGCGCGAGAGCTGTTGCAGGAGGAATTCGCCGGTGCCGGAGGCGCATTTGTTGCCGGACTGGATCTCGCGCACCCGCCCGGAGGCGTCCAGGCGGTAGGCCATGAAGGTCTCGCCCCCGGCGCTTACGACCGTGGCCGCCCGGGTGTTTTCCGGCAGCACGAAGCGCGCGGCCAGTTCCACGGCCTCGGGTTCGGAAAGGGAGGGCAGGCGGGTCAGCTCGCGCAGCCTGCGGCCGGTGGCGGCCACGGGGAGCGAGCGCCAGCCGGGTTCGGCCTCGAGCAGTTCGAGCAGGGTGCGCACGGGGTCGCCGCCGTGGGCGCGGCTTCGGGCGCGCACCACGCGCGGCTCGCCGGGAGACCGGCTCAGGCGGACAAGACCGATGGAGGAGGCCCCCAGGCACAGGCCGAGGGCGTCCGTGGAGTCGGGGCGCATGGGTGTGGAGGCGGCGTGCCCGGATGGTCCCTTGCGCGAGGGTTAGTCCGCGTCCTGAAGCAGGGCCTGGATCTCCTCGCGGATGATCTGGGCGGCGGCCGCGGGAACGGCTTTCTTCATCTCGGCCAGAAGGTCCTGGCGCAACTGGGCCAGCTCGTCCCTGGAGGCCAGGGCGGACACGTCCGGGGAGTCGCCCGAAGGGATGCGCGCCTCCAGCTCGTCCAGGCGCTGTCCGGTGCGGGCGGCCATTTCATCCAGCATGGAGGACATGTCGGCCGGCACGGCGTCGATGCGGTTCTGCACGGCGTCGATGGCGCCCTGGAGGCGGGCCGAGGCTTCCTCGATCATGGGAGCCGGGTCGGCTCCGGCGGCGGCTCCGGTGGAGAGTTCGGCCTTGAGCGCATCCAGGCGTTCGTCGAGGCGGGCCTCCACCTGGGCGGCGAGGGCTTCCACGTCCACGGCGGGAGCGGCTTCGGTGGAAATTTCGGGCTGCGGCAGCGCGGCCAGGACGTCGTCCTTGACGCGGGCGGCCAGAGCCTCCTCGTCCATGGCGGCGGGTTCCGGCAGGGAGGAGAGGATGTCCTGCCTGATGCGCTGGGCCAGGGCCTCTTCGTCGGGCGCGGCGGGCTCGGGCAGCGCGGCCAGGATTTCGTCCTTGATGCGCGAAGCCAGGGCGTCTTCGTCCATGGCGGCGGGCAGCCCGGCCTGGAGGGCCTCGATGCGGGCTTCCAGGCTCTCGCGCAGTTCGGCGATCAGGGGCGCGGGATCGGCGGCGGCCTCGGCAGGGGCGGGAATGTCGGCCTTGATGCCGGACACGGCCTCGTCCAGCATGGCCTTGAAGGAAGCGGCCAGGGTGTTGCCCATGGTGGAGAGCTTGTCCTCCAGGGCGTCCAGGCGCGCGCTCAGGGCCTCGGCCGCCTGGTCCGAGACCACGGCCGGGGCGGCCTCGGGGGCAGCCTGAGGCGGCGCGGCGGCCACGGTTTCGCCCAGGAAGTCGTCGGGAAGCTCCGGCAGGTCCAGGCCGCCGGGCTGGTTCTTCTCGGCGTCGGCCAGCAGGGCGTCCAGGCCGTCCAGGTCGATGTCGCCTTCGCCGCCGGCCTTTGGCTCGTCGCCGGGCAGGTGCAGGTCGTCCAGCCCCGGGATGTCCGGGGCGGGGGCTTCCGTCTTGGAGTCGGGTGCTTCCGCGAAGAGGTCTTCAAGTTCCCGCTCGAAGCTCAGATCGACCCCGCCTTCGGCTCCCTCCTGCTTGGAGGCGTTGGGGCCGTGCTCGATGATGTCGGTCAGCTCGATGATGTCGTCGGGGGACTTGGACATGAGGGCCTCCGCGCGTGCGCTGAAAAAGGCGCGGGCGGCCAGGAGCCGCCCGCATCCGGTCTGATGCTACTGTTGGGGATGGCAGGCGTTGCACGCGATGGGCGCGTTCTTGCCGCCTTCCTTGGCCTTCTTGTGGCAGCCCACGCAGCTCTTGGTGGAGTCACCCTTGTGATAGGCCATGTAATAGCTCTTGTCGCTGGTCTTGTCGGCCGGGTCGACGTTGGCGTGGCAGCCGGCGCCGGAGCACTTCATGTTGGCTCCGTCCTTGTGGTGGCAAGACTTGCAGTCGGCCTTGTGCCCGGCGGTTTCATGGCTGAACTTCACCGGGGCCTTGGTCGCGGTCGCGCCAGCGGGCACCTTCAGATCCATCGCGCCTTTGGGAGCGTCGACGGCCCACAGGGAGGGCAGGCAGAAAACGCCCACCAGCATGGCACACACCACCATAACGAAAAACGGTTTCTTCATTCCCATCCACCTCCTCACCAAAAAAAAGTTGAAGGAAAAAATTCACATGGACTCTAAGTGCAGAAAAGCAGACGTGTCAAGGCGCGGGGGGAATAAAACGCGTCGAATCAACCCATTCCGTACTTCTGAGCATACCCCCTTGGGGTGAGCATGCGCCCTCCGGCCAGGCGGGTCTGGCTGTTGCCCACCACCACGATGGTGAGCATGTCCGCGGCCTCGGGATCGGCTTCCGTCAGGGTGGAAACCCGCACGGACTGGCCTTCGCGCCATGCCTGGCGGACCATCCCCACAGGGGTCTGCGGGCCGCGATGTCCCTGAATGATCTCGAATGCGCGCGCCAGAAGCCCGGAGCGGCGTCGCGAGCGCGGATTGTACAGAACCAGGACGAAGTCCGCCGAGGCGGCCGCCTCAAGGCGCTTCTCGATGAGTTCCCAGGGGGTGAGCAGGTCGGAGAGGCTCACGCAGGCGAAGTCGTGGGTGAGCGGCGCGCCCAGCAGGGCGGCCGCCCCTGTGAGCGCCGGGATGCCCGGGACCACCTCGCAGGACACCGTGTCCAGGAGCCCTCGCACCTCAAGGAGTTCCAGCACCAGCCCGGCCATGCCGTAGACCCCGGCGTCGCCGCCGGAAACCACCACGGTGTCCCGGCCGGACAAGGCCTCTTCAATGGCCATGGAGCAGCGCTCCACCTCGCCCATCATGCCGGTGGAGATGATCCGCTTGCCTTCGAGAAGCTGCGCCGGGACGAGGTCCAGGTAGGTGGAATAGCCCGCCACCGCATGGGCTTCGGCCAGGGCGCGCGAGGCCAGGGGCGCGGTCAGGGCCGCATCGCCGGGCCCTAGCCCCACCACGGTCAGCTTGCCGCAGCCAGGGCCACTGTGACGGTTTTCGTTTTCATCTTGGGCAAAAGGAGCGTGTCCGCTCCCGTGGCCAGCAGCGCGGCTGCTTCGCATACGCTTTCGACTCCCATATGTTTGAGGGCGTTGGCGGAGGGGTTGGGCACGGCCACTTCCCCAAGCCGCGACGCCGGAAAAAAGATCAGATCCAGGCCCAGGACGTCGGCCGCCTCGCGGAGGCCGGGCTCGCCGCGCTTGGCCTCGATGCTGGCCAGGGCGGCCAGGCTTTTCACGGCCACGCCGCGCCGGGCGCAGGCCTCGCGCACGGCTTCGACGATCTCGGAGGCGGGCGTGCCCTTGCGGCACCCCGTCCCGGCAACCACCACGCGCGGACGAAGCTTCAGGCACGCGGCGGGGAAGGACCCCTCG
Proteins encoded:
- a CDS encoding cytochrome c3 family protein, with translation MKKPFFVMVVCAMLVGVFCLPSLWAVDAPKGAMDLKVPAGATATKAPVKFSHETAGHKADCKSCHHKDGANMKCSGAGCHANVDPADKTSDKSYYMAYHKGDSTKSCVGCHKKAKEGGKNAPIACNACHPQQ
- the cobJ gene encoding precorrin-3B C(17)-methyltransferase, which codes for MVGLGPGDAALTAPLASRALAEAHAVAGYSTYLDLVPAQLLEGKRIISTGMMGEVERCSMAIEEALSGRDTVVVSGGDAGVYGMAGLVLELLEVRGLLDTVSCEVVPGIPALTGAAALLGAPLTHDFACVSLSDLLTPWELIEKRLEAAASADFVLVLYNPRSRRRSGLLARAFEIIQGHRGPQTPVGMVRQAWREGQSVRVSTLTEADPEAADMLTIVVVGNSQTRLAGGRMLTPRGYAQKYGMG